In Gallus gallus isolate bGalGal1 chromosome 6, bGalGal1.mat.broiler.GRCg7b, whole genome shotgun sequence, a single genomic region encodes these proteins:
- the LOC124418084 gene encoding uncharacterized protein LOC124418084: protein MPNSGMAPAAEELSGQEIMEWPGLKRTTTITEFQRPCYVQGRQPPEQMMWDNILIATREKLWDSYFISIYCLRVKAAQGASNPAGISYLLLLPLRLPAAGRRARSSLRPPIRAAPAVSALREGEEGGRKRGREGAAPYHPSAALRSPGGGVLCSAGEEVPSSASPPKYTHAYTRSDPAGGSVPKEMGFSRGIPQEIPSLPSKRAGPKPGQ from the exons ATGCCCAACAGTGGGATGGcaccagcagcagaggagctctCAGGCCAAGagatcatggaatggcctgggttgaaaaggaccacaacgatcacaGAGTTTCAACGtccctgctacgtgcagggtcgccaaccaccagaaCAGATGATGTGGGACAACATTTTGATTGCTACCAGAGAGAAGCTCTGGGACAGCTATTTCATCAGTATTTACTGTTTAAGAGTga AGGCGGCCCAAGGAGCCTCGAACCCGGCGGGGATCTCCTACCTCCTGCTCCTCCCGCTCCGCCTGCCCGCAGCCGGGAGGCGCGCCCGCAGCTCGCTCCGTCCGCCCATCCGCGCTGCGCCCGCCGTCTCTGCCCTgcgggagggggaggagggaggaagaaaaagagggagggagggagcagcccCGTACCACCCCTCGGCCGCGCTGCGCAGCCCGGGAGGAGGCGTGCTCTGCTCCGCGGGGGAGGAGGTCCCCAGCAGTGCCTCCCCCCCTAAATATACACACGCATATACGCGCTCCGACCCGGCAGGAGGAAGCGTTCCGAAGGAGATGGGCTTTTCCCGAGGGATCCCGCAGGAAATTCCGTCCCTCCCGAGCAAACG